From Pseudomonadota bacterium, a single genomic window includes:
- a CDS encoding AAA family ATPase codes for MQVEIPYLEYFGLSEKPFGMTPDPAFYYESKQHREALDCLTFFLAQREGFALIYGDVGSGKTTLSRIFI; via the coding sequence ATGCAGGTGGAAATCCCGTATCTTGAATATTTTGGCCTTTCTGAAAAACCCTTTGGCATGACACCGGACCCTGCCTTCTATTATGAATCAAAACAGCACAGGGAGGCACTCGATTGTCTGACCTTCTTCCTCGCCCAGAGGGAAGGCTTTGCATTGATTTACGGGGATGTGGGTTCTGGCAAGACCACCCTCTCGAGGATATTCATA
- a CDS encoding ribbon-helix-helix protein, CopG family, translating to MSKQQLEKLEPISSRISKDLLSSIDEIARLRNRNRGEIVREALSFYADMMADYQIAIDRLKDPTDSVQTEKEFLKDLEWNI from the coding sequence ATGAGCAAACAACAGTTGGAAAAGTTGGAGCCAATAAGCTCACGGATCTCAAAAGATCTGCTTTCAAGCATAGATGAGATTGCCAGATTGAGAAACAGGAACCGGGGGGAGATTGTGAGGGAGGCCCTGAGTTTTTATGCCGATATGATGGCTGATTATCAAATTGCAATCGACAGATTGAAAGACCCCACAGACTCAGTCCAGACCGAAAAAGAGTTTCTTAAGGACCTCGAGTGGAACATCTGA
- a CDS encoding type II toxin-antitoxin system RelE/ParE family toxin, with protein sequence MYTLKFKKSVQGDFKRIGIEAAKKILEAIRKDLLSNPRSGKQLKGREGILWSYRIGDYRIIYTFDEKELFVLVVRVGHRKEVYRGIDELV encoded by the coding sequence ATGTATACCCTGAAGTTCAAGAAGAGCGTTCAGGGTGACTTCAAAAGAATAGGCATAGAAGCAGCAAAAAAGATATTGGAAGCGATCAGAAAGGATCTCTTATCAAACCCCCGTTCGGGCAAACAGCTTAAGGGCAGGGAAGGCATTCTATGGAGTTATCGGATTGGAGATTACCGTATTATTTATACATTCGATGAGAAAGAACTTTTTGTTCTCGTTGTCCGGGTAGGTCATAGAAAAGAAGTCTACAGGGGAATAGATGAACTGGTTTAG